From Streptomyces sp. NBC_00690, a single genomic window includes:
- the mqnE gene encoding aminofutalosine synthase MqnE: MDAGLKRELEEKVRAGERLTREDGIALYDSDDLAWLGGLAHEVRTRKNGDVVHFNVNRHLNMTNVCTASCAYCSFQRKPGEKDAYTMRIEEAVRLAKAMENENLTELHIVNGLHPNLPWRYYPRSLSALKEALPNVSLKAFTATEIHHFETISGMSASDILDELIEAGLESLTGGGAEIFDWEIRQHIVDHKTHWEDWSRIHRLAHSKGLKTPSTMLYGHIEEPRHRVDHVLRLRELQDETGGFQVFIPLRYQHDFVDMKDGKVRNKLQARTTMATGAEALKTFAVSRLLFDNVPHVKVFWVMHGVQTAQLALQHGADDMDGSVVEYKITHDADNYGTPNKLTRDDLLDLIRDAGFRPVERNTRYEIIREYPGPEADRRESPQPMRV, translated from the coding sequence ATGGACGCTGGGCTCAAGCGCGAGCTGGAGGAGAAGGTCAGGGCCGGTGAGCGGCTGACCCGCGAAGACGGCATCGCCCTCTACGACTCGGACGACCTGGCGTGGCTCGGCGGTCTGGCCCACGAGGTGCGCACCCGTAAGAACGGCGATGTCGTCCACTTCAACGTCAATCGCCACCTCAACATGACCAATGTGTGCACCGCCTCGTGCGCGTACTGCTCGTTCCAGCGCAAGCCGGGCGAGAAGGACGCGTACACGATGCGCATCGAGGAGGCCGTTCGCCTCGCCAAGGCGATGGAGAACGAGAACCTCACCGAGCTCCACATCGTGAACGGCCTCCATCCCAATCTGCCGTGGCGCTACTACCCGCGCTCGCTCAGCGCGCTGAAGGAAGCCCTGCCGAACGTCTCGCTGAAGGCGTTCACGGCCACCGAGATCCACCACTTCGAGACGATCTCGGGCATGTCGGCCTCCGACATCCTCGATGAGTTGATCGAGGCCGGTCTTGAGTCGTTGACGGGTGGTGGCGCGGAGATCTTCGACTGGGAGATCCGTCAGCACATCGTCGACCACAAGACCCACTGGGAGGACTGGTCGCGCATCCACCGCCTCGCGCACAGCAAGGGCCTCAAGACCCCGAGCACCATGCTGTACGGGCACATCGAGGAGCCGCGGCACCGGGTCGACCACGTACTGCGGCTGCGTGAGCTCCAGGACGAGACCGGCGGCTTCCAGGTCTTCATCCCGCTGCGCTACCAGCACGACTTCGTCGACATGAAGGACGGCAAGGTCCGCAACAAGCTCCAGGCGCGCACCACCATGGCGACCGGGGCGGAGGCGCTGAAGACGTTCGCGGTCTCCCGACTGCTGTTCGACAACGTTCCGCACGTCAAGGTCTTCTGGGTGATGCACGGGGTGCAGACCGCTCAGCTGGCGCTCCAGCACGGCGCGGACGACATGGACGGCTCGGTCGTCGAGTACAAGATCACGCACGACGCTGACAACTACGGGACGCCGAACAAGCTGACCCGTGACGATCTGCTCGACCTGATCCGGGACGCCGGGTTCCGCCCGGTCGAGCGCAACACCCGTTACGAGATCATCCGTGAGTACCCGGGGCCGGAGGCCGACCGGCGCGAGTCGCCGCAGCCCATGCGCGTCTGA
- a CDS encoding Lrp/AsnC family transcriptional regulator has translation MDAVDRQLIQALRENGRASYAELGRLVGLSGPSVTDRINRLEAAGVITGYRATVDAASLGLGVTALIGISLSDAADHEDVARRLRDLAEIEDCWFIAGDDSYMLKVRVGDVDGLEKTIRRLSGTRGVSRTRTTIVLSTKWENRVGDLPEQE, from the coding sequence ATGGACGCGGTGGACAGGCAGCTCATCCAGGCCCTCCGGGAGAACGGCAGGGCCTCCTACGCAGAGCTGGGACGGCTGGTGGGCCTCTCCGGCCCCAGCGTCACCGACCGGATCAACCGCCTTGAGGCGGCAGGCGTCATCACCGGCTACCGCGCCACCGTCGATGCGGCATCGCTCGGCCTCGGGGTGACCGCACTGATCGGGATCTCGTTGTCGGACGCCGCCGACCACGAGGATGTGGCCCGAAGACTGCGGGACCTCGCGGAGATCGAGGACTGCTGGTTCATCGCCGGCGACGACTCCTACATGCTCAAGGTGCGTGTCGGCGATGTGGACGGGTTGGAGAAGACCATCCGCAGACTCAGCGGCACCCGGGGTGTCTCCCGCACCCGCACCACCATCGTCCTCTCCACGAAGTGGGAGAACAGGGTGGGTGACCTCCCCGAACAGGAGTGA
- a CDS encoding DUF4229 domain-containing protein gives MRFAVFVGCFAVVAGLVHFGALPKGLGDSNFVWVVLLALVVSAPLSFVLLRKQRDAMSAQIVGKVDETKARLEANRTREDGVTL, from the coding sequence ATGCGCTTCGCCGTCTTCGTCGGTTGCTTTGCGGTGGTCGCGGGCCTGGTCCACTTCGGGGCGCTGCCCAAGGGTCTCGGTGACTCGAACTTCGTCTGGGTCGTTCTGCTGGCCCTGGTGGTTTCGGCGCCGTTGAGCTTTGTCCTGCTGCGCAAGCAGCGCGACGCGATGTCCGCGCAGATCGTCGGCAAGGTCGACGAGACGAAGGCCCGCCTGGAAGCCAACCGCACTCGGGAAGACGGTGTGACCCTCTAG
- a CDS encoding GNAT family N-acetyltransferase, with translation MNDSRLTYTLDPVVDPALRDGVLRLWADVTNAGGAVGFVPPVTPEMIRPELLKSLVSVAEGRTRLLVGRSADGEVLATAFLTYNTHRLMTHWLWLYTVMVHPRLQGEGHGRELMAAVADAARGLDGIEAIRLGCRGGMGIERFYASCGYKEVGRVPGAIRVAPGDDRDDITMLLPLY, from the coding sequence ATGAACGACAGCCGTCTGACGTACACCCTGGACCCGGTGGTCGACCCGGCACTCCGGGACGGGGTCCTGCGTCTGTGGGCCGATGTGACCAACGCGGGTGGCGCGGTCGGCTTTGTGCCGCCCGTCACCCCCGAGATGATCCGGCCGGAGCTGCTGAAGTCGCTGGTGTCGGTGGCGGAGGGGCGCACTCGACTGCTGGTGGGTCGCAGCGCCGACGGTGAGGTCCTGGCCACCGCCTTCCTCACGTACAACACGCATCGGCTGATGACCCACTGGTTGTGGCTCTACACGGTCATGGTCCACCCGCGGTTGCAGGGCGAGGGCCACGGTCGTGAGCTGATGGCGGCGGTGGCCGACGCGGCCCGCGGTCTTGACGGCATCGAGGCGATACGGCTCGGCTGCCGCGGCGGGATGGGCATCGAACGGTTCTACGCCTCGTGCGGTTACAAGGAAGTGGGCCGGGTGCCGGGAGCGATCCGGGTGGCGCCGGGCGACGACCGCGACGACATCACGATGCTCCTGCCGCTGTACTGA
- a CDS encoding dicarboxylate/amino acid:cation symporter, which produces MSANTATTTPGKPSGSGSRIPKVPFWAQIVAGLVLGVLLGWLARGQDIGWLKDTLEQVGGIFVRLLKLAVAPLVFFAILVSITNLRKVNNAARLAGQTLLWFMITSLIAVAIGITIGLITNPGAGTGLTPKDGKAPENTGSWIDFLTGIIPTDVITPFTELNVLQIVFMSAVAGIAALALGEKAKPILTLSEAVLELLQKALWWVIRLAPLGTVGLIGFAIADYGWNLISKYATFTADVYIGCALVLFGVYPLLLATVAKVNPVHFFRGAWPAIQLAFVSRSSVGTMPVTQRVTERLGVPKEYTSFAVPFGATTKMDGCAAIYPALAAIFIAQIFDVQLGIQDYLLIAFVSVVGSAATAGLTGATVMLTLTLSTLGLPLEGVGLLLAIDPILDMIRTATNVAGQALVPVIVASREKILDHDAYTSATSSPIDEDESTASERKAAVPVPA; this is translated from the coding sequence GTGTCCGCGAACACCGCCACGACCACCCCCGGAAAGCCTTCGGGCTCCGGATCCCGCATACCCAAGGTCCCGTTCTGGGCCCAGATCGTCGCCGGTCTGGTCCTGGGCGTCCTGCTCGGCTGGCTCGCCAGGGGCCAGGACATCGGCTGGCTCAAGGACACCCTGGAGCAGGTCGGCGGAATCTTCGTCCGGCTTCTGAAGCTGGCCGTCGCCCCGCTCGTCTTCTTCGCGATCCTGGTGTCGATCACCAATCTGCGTAAGGTCAACAACGCCGCCCGGCTGGCGGGTCAGACCCTCCTCTGGTTCATGATCACCTCATTGATCGCGGTCGCCATCGGCATCACCATCGGTCTGATCACCAACCCGGGGGCCGGCACCGGACTCACGCCCAAGGACGGCAAGGCGCCGGAGAACACGGGCAGCTGGATCGACTTCCTCACCGGAATCATCCCGACGGACGTCATCACGCCCTTCACCGAGCTGAACGTCCTCCAGATCGTCTTCATGTCCGCCGTCGCCGGCATCGCCGCGCTGGCGCTCGGGGAGAAGGCCAAGCCGATCCTCACGCTCAGTGAAGCCGTGCTGGAACTGCTCCAGAAGGCCCTGTGGTGGGTCATCCGCCTCGCCCCGCTGGGCACCGTCGGTCTGATCGGTTTCGCCATCGCCGACTACGGCTGGAACCTGATCAGCAAGTACGCGACCTTCACCGCCGACGTCTACATCGGTTGCGCCCTGGTCCTCTTCGGCGTCTACCCGTTGCTGCTGGCGACCGTCGCCAAGGTCAACCCGGTGCACTTCTTCCGGGGCGCCTGGCCCGCGATCCAGCTCGCCTTCGTCTCCCGCTCCTCGGTGGGCACGATGCCCGTCACCCAGCGCGTCACCGAGCGCCTGGGAGTGCCGAAGGAGTACACGTCCTTCGCGGTTCCGTTCGGCGCCACGACCAAGATGGACGGTTGCGCCGCGATCTACCCGGCGCTGGCGGCGATCTTCATCGCGCAGATCTTCGACGTCCAGCTCGGCATCCAGGACTACCTGCTGATCGCGTTCGTCTCGGTCGTCGGTTCGGCCGCGACGGCGGGCCTCACCGGTGCGACGGTCATGCTCACCCTGACCCTCTCCACCTTGGGGCTGCCACTGGAGGGCGTCGGTCTGCTGCTGGCGATCGACCCGATCCTGGACATGATCCGTACGGCGACCAATGTGGCGGGCCAGGCCCTGGTCCCGGTCATCGTCGCCTCCCGCGAGAAGATCCTCGACCACGACGCGTACACCTCGGCCACCTCGTCGCCGATCGACGAGGACGAGAGCACCGCATCGGAGCGCAAGGCGGCCGTTCCGGTCCCCGCCTGA